In Oncorhynchus mykiss isolate Arlee chromosome 1, USDA_OmykA_1.1, whole genome shotgun sequence, the following proteins share a genomic window:
- the LOC110531147 gene encoding uncharacterized protein LOC110531147, producing the protein MACPIYPKDTPQPTEDIEFQQVLRQIGGKENIYLVSDTVKSDEEDEASGILKEFIQDMFHSGRTENLGTSHTNNNTNGQIYSSPNSQGDTTSENIGTCETVNNCKTLPQAQGNEIPLSTRPKDLVLSAKSMGEDKGPPRLNGNVQKTKTSSMNSCRGKRIIDYPIIIFIFRQEFFSGSANAICLKEILKDVRSRAKRGGVRPALVGLIRSTGESNETRESVGFLEGLLRSVFRKHPPEAIWAGHFIPKTEDRMLAIKKYACKAIYSAQSSDNSEERGNMFLRPFQCLPWPRRHNSQANNTSANRQRGDAASAEEGIPLKTGVLSSGPQAESDCGVTKKDSHDDTRGS; encoded by the exons ATGGCTTGTCCGATTTATCCAAAGGACACACCGCAGCCCACAGAGGACATCGAATTTCAGCAAGTACTGCGTCAAATTGGAGGTAAAGAGAATATATACTTAGTAAGTGATACCGTTAAATCGGATGAGGAGGACGAAGCCAGTGGGATATTAAAGGAGTTCATTCAAGACATGTTTCATAGCGGGCGCACTGAAAACCTTGGCACGAGCCATACCAACAACAACACTAACGGTCAGATTTATTCCTCTCCAAATAGTCAAGGGGATACTACAAGCGAAAATATTGGGACATGCGAAACAGTAAACAACTGCAAGACTTTGCCTCAAGCCCAGGGGAACGAAATACCTCTGTCAACGAGGCCAAAGGATTTAGTATTGAGTGCCAAATCTATGGGAGAGGATAAAGGACCACCGAGGCTCAATGGGAACGTCCAAAAGACCAAAACCTCAAGCATGAATAGTTGTAGAGGAAAGCGAATAATAGACTATCCTATTATAATATTCATATTTAGACAGGAGTTTTTCAGTGGCAGTGCAAACGCAATTTGCCTGAAAGAAATTCTGAAGGATGTTAGGTCACGTGCGAAACGTGGCGGTGTCCGCCCAGCACTAGTCGGGTTAATACGCTCAACAGGTGAGAGCAACGAGACGCGTGAATCAGTGGGATTTCTGGAGGGCCTGCTTCGTTCGGTGTTTCGGAAACATCCACCAGAAGCCATCTGGGCAGGGCATTTCATTCCCAAGACAGAGGATAGGATGCTGGCCATCAAGAAATACGCCTGCAAAGCCATCTATTCGGCCCAATCCTCAG ATAATTCTGAGGAAAGAGGGAACATGTTTTTAAGGCCATTCCAATGTTTGCCTTGGCCTAGAAGACACAACAGCCAGGCCAACAACACTTCAGCAAACAGGCAAAGAG gTGACGCTGCTAGTGCAGAGGAAGGGATCCCTCTGAAGACGGGTGTTTTGTCCTCTGGACCCCAGGCAGAGTCCGACTGTGGTGTAACCAAAAAGGACAGTCATGATGACACTCGTGGGTCATGA